One Halorientalis litorea DNA segment encodes these proteins:
- a CDS encoding amino acid-binding protein, translating into MSDEVHAYTIRLELVDEPGELLRALEPIANNGGNLLSIFHERGNLTPRGHIPVEVDMEATPERFDDIVDALRDAGVNVIQAGAERYSEELTLLLVGNLVQTDLSNTLSRIQDGTDASVTDVALSAPQGTDNGASARLRLATQSGETAAVLDTIREVAAEKDLRVVEPLTTGGEA; encoded by the coding sequence GTGAGCGACGAAGTCCACGCCTACACCATCCGGCTCGAACTGGTCGACGAACCCGGCGAACTGCTCCGGGCACTCGAACCTATCGCCAACAACGGCGGGAACCTGCTGTCCATCTTCCACGAGCGGGGCAACCTCACACCGCGGGGTCACATCCCGGTCGAGGTTGACATGGAGGCGACGCCGGAGCGGTTCGACGACATCGTCGACGCGCTCCGGGACGCCGGCGTGAACGTCATTCAGGCCGGTGCCGAACGCTACAGCGAGGAGTTGACGCTGCTGTTGGTTGGCAATCTCGTCCAGACGGACCTCTCGAACACACTCTCGCGCATTCAGGACGGCACCGACGCGTCCGTGACGGACGTGGCACTCTCGGCACCGCAGGGAACCGACAACGGTGCGAGCGCGCGACTCCGACTGGCCACCCAGAGCGGCGAGACGGCGGCGGTCCTCGACACCATCCGCGAGGTGGCCGCCGAGAAGGACCTCCGCGTCGTCGAACCCCTCACGACGGGAGGTGAGGCATGA
- a CDS encoding homoserine dehydrogenase, which yields MKLAVVGAGVVGQSVAELAGEYGHTVTAVADSSSAVADADGIDVDALLDRKREEGRVGSEAPDAALDAEYDALVEASPTTLGDAQPGFGHVRAALERDRHVVLANKGPVAERYDDVRELEAESAGSVRFEATVGGAIPVLSTVEDFGPGNITAARGVLNGTANFVLSRMAAEGLGYEHVLAEAQDMGVAEADPAFDVEGTDAALKCVILANVLAQGERTYRLEDAEVEGITDVPGSALELAGADGRTVRLVGEVSGDTVRVGPRLVPDGSSLAVAGTTNIVQLETERAGRLNLSGRGAGGPETATAVLSDVGRLPER from the coding sequence ATGAAACTCGCCGTCGTCGGGGCCGGTGTCGTCGGACAGTCCGTCGCCGAACTGGCGGGCGAGTACGGCCACACGGTCACGGCCGTGGCCGACTCCTCGAGTGCCGTCGCCGACGCGGACGGCATCGACGTCGACGCGCTCCTCGACCGGAAACGCGAGGAGGGGCGGGTCGGGAGCGAGGCACCGGACGCCGCGCTCGACGCCGAGTACGACGCTCTCGTGGAGGCGTCACCGACGACGCTGGGCGACGCACAGCCCGGATTCGGGCACGTCCGCGCCGCGCTGGAGCGTGACCGCCACGTCGTCCTCGCCAACAAGGGGCCGGTCGCCGAACGCTACGACGACGTGCGGGAACTCGAAGCCGAGAGTGCCGGCTCGGTTCGGTTCGAGGCGACGGTCGGCGGCGCGATACCCGTCCTCTCGACTGTCGAGGACTTCGGGCCGGGGAACATCACCGCGGCGCGCGGGGTGTTGAACGGGACGGCTAACTTCGTCCTCTCGCGGATGGCTGCCGAAGGACTGGGCTACGAACACGTCCTCGCCGAGGCACAGGACATGGGCGTCGCCGAAGCCGACCCTGCCTTCGACGTGGAGGGGACCGACGCCGCGCTGAAGTGTGTCATCCTCGCCAACGTCCTCGCACAGGGCGAGCGGACCTATCGGCTGGAGGATGCCGAAGTCGAGGGCATCACCGACGTGCCGGGAAGCGCGCTCGAACTCGCGGGAGCCGACGGCCGGACCGTCAGACTCGTCGGCGAGGTGTCGGGCGACACCGTCCGGGTCGGTCCGCGGCTGGTTCCCGACGGGAGCAGCCTCGCCGTCGCTGGAACGACGAACATCGTCCAACTGGAGACGGAGCGCGCGGGACGACTCAACCTCAGCGGTCGCGGTGCCGGTGGGCCGGAGACGGCGACGGCCGTCCTCTCTGACGTGGGCCGTCTCCCCGAGCGGTAA
- a CDS encoding CRTAC1 family protein translates to MRFRRSAGLVFLVVVGVAATFGVLTAVNPVAETPDTGQPTRSAPSAPSTPDTDKNRGTGTTRVGATGVQSRQTTAGGVYGGQQDQQTSTPNPIESWDALSEPQRDSGIQFREVADSRSLSYEAVTTYDSQQEFVSNSGAYVADYDRDGWPDLLLVGGDRPVLFHNRNGSFERTDRLAGLNRTIQSAVFFDYDRDGWPDLFLLANYDRPVVFENENGRFTRRDVGLPELSMPYAATAGDYDGDGCPDLFLAQYGDWRDSSPGGYLDYNVTLDSDTAYQNRLFDGDCTSFSDATSGSGVTGSGWTLATSSVDFDGDGDLDVYVSNDYNQDVFYRNTGDGTFRRERQGEVTNRNGMAAEVTDVNGDGSPDVFVTNIFLTDAVADEFPDDNDHLHGNSLMVNDGDGTFRERAAEYGVRRGGQGWATVITDLDNDGDADLVHATRQFSRYFVGDELRNADSVFRFYRYPVVRERVDDGFEAVRADDAGFEQTDGRGLAHFDFDRDGDADLLVADADGRFRLYENVGADGGAVQVTLRADDRPTLGATVTLTTDGTEQTKFRTTETDLLSQDTRTLHFGVGDADSATVTVAWPDGATTRYTDLTAGHRYVLGPDGVERRLPFVAGDDDA, encoded by the coding sequence ATGCGGTTCCGGAGGAGTGCAGGGTTGGTCTTCCTCGTCGTCGTCGGCGTCGCCGCGACGTTCGGCGTCCTCACGGCAGTCAACCCCGTCGCCGAGACGCCTGACACCGGGCAACCAACACGGTCGGCCCCGTCAGCCCCGTCAACTCCGGACACTGACAAAAACCGCGGCACCGGTACCACGCGGGTCGGTGCGACGGGCGTGCAAAGTCGCCAAACGACCGCGGGAGGCGTGTACGGCGGACAGCAGGACCAACAGACGAGTACTCCAAACCCCATCGAGAGCTGGGACGCACTGTCCGAGCCACAGCGCGACTCGGGCATCCAGTTCAGAGAGGTTGCCGACTCGCGGAGCCTGTCGTACGAGGCCGTGACGACCTACGATTCCCAACAAGAGTTCGTCAGCAACTCGGGTGCGTACGTCGCCGACTACGACCGCGACGGGTGGCCCGACCTGCTCCTCGTCGGCGGTGACCGTCCCGTTCTCTTTCACAACCGGAACGGGTCGTTCGAGCGTACCGACCGTCTCGCCGGCCTGAACCGCACGATACAAAGTGCCGTCTTCTTCGACTACGACCGCGATGGGTGGCCCGACCTCTTCCTGCTGGCTAACTACGACCGTCCCGTCGTCTTCGAGAACGAAAACGGACGTTTCACCCGGCGTGACGTCGGCCTGCCGGAGCTGTCGATGCCGTACGCGGCGACGGCGGGCGACTACGACGGCGACGGCTGTCCGGACCTCTTCCTCGCCCAGTACGGCGACTGGCGGGACAGCTCACCCGGCGGCTACCTGGACTACAACGTGACCCTCGACTCTGACACCGCCTATCAGAACCGCCTGTTCGACGGCGACTGCACGTCGTTCTCGGACGCCACGTCCGGGTCGGGCGTGACGGGGTCGGGATGGACGCTGGCCACCTCCAGCGTCGACTTCGACGGTGACGGTGACCTCGACGTGTACGTCTCGAACGACTACAATCAGGACGTGTTCTACCGGAACACCGGCGACGGCACCTTCCGCCGCGAGCGACAGGGCGAGGTCACCAACCGCAACGGGATGGCCGCCGAGGTGACCGACGTGAACGGCGACGGGTCGCCCGACGTGTTCGTCACCAACATCTTCTTGACCGACGCGGTAGCGGACGAGTTCCCCGACGACAACGACCACCTCCACGGAAACTCGCTCATGGTCAACGACGGCGACGGTACCTTCCGTGAGCGGGCGGCCGAGTACGGCGTCCGTCGCGGTGGACAGGGGTGGGCGACGGTCATCACGGACCTCGACAACGACGGTGACGCGGACCTCGTCCACGCGACGAGACAGTTCTCTCGGTACTTCGTCGGCGACGAGTTGCGCAACGCCGACAGCGTCTTCCGGTTCTACCGCTACCCCGTCGTCCGAGAGCGAGTCGACGATGGGTTCGAAGCCGTCCGTGCCGACGACGCCGGGTTCGAACAGACCGACGGCCGTGGACTCGCACACTTCGACTTCGACCGGGACGGCGACGCCGACCTTCTCGTCGCCGACGCCGACGGCCGCTTCCGCCTCTACGAGAACGTCGGTGCCGATGGCGGCGCGGTGCAGGTGACGCTCCGGGCCGACGACCGCCCGACCCTCGGCGCGACTGTGACGCTCACCACCGACGGCACCGAGCAGACCAAGTTTCGGACCACGGAGACGGACCTCCTCTCACAGGACACCCGCACGCTCCACTTCGGCGTCGGGGACGCCGACAGTGCAACCGTAACCGTCGCCTGGCCCGACGGCGCGACGACCCGCTACACCGACCTCACTGCCGGACACCGATACGTCCTCGGCCCGGACGGCGTCGAGCGTCGCCTGCCGTTCGTGGCAGGGGACGACGACGCCTGA
- a CDS encoding SWIM zinc finger family protein codes for MSLQPRQWQASEDGPDLLRGPSPLSFPEDYTFSTSWKRAQTETDHGGPVNDAERMVRLSDSDDYHRVLFALMGRTLVADCSCRGYQYHDWCAHVASLWWQWVRGRIDVTHLQTGREYRTPPAWLLLDVPGERDAYDALTAAELDAYLTCDCGGVGVREYARRSGRSPGTVGNLLGWAREKLGVEV; via the coding sequence ATGAGCCTCCAACCCCGTCAGTGGCAGGCCAGCGAGGACGGCCCGGACCTACTCCGCGGGCCGTCCCCGCTGTCGTTCCCCGAGGACTACACGTTCTCGACATCGTGGAAGCGCGCACAGACCGAGACGGACCACGGTGGGCCGGTCAACGACGCCGAACGCATGGTTCGCCTCTCCGACAGCGACGACTACCACCGCGTGCTGTTCGCCCTGATGGGCCGGACACTCGTCGCGGATTGTTCGTGTCGCGGCTACCAGTACCACGACTGGTGCGCTCACGTCGCTTCGCTGTGGTGGCAGTGGGTCCGGGGACGCATCGACGTGACACACCTCCAAACGGGACGCGAGTACCGCACGCCCCCGGCGTGGCTCTTGCTCGACGTACCGGGCGAGAGAGACGCCTACGACGCTCTCACCGCGGCCGAACTCGACGCGTACCTCACCTGCGACTGTGGCGGTGTCGGCGTCCGTGAGTACGCGCGTCGGTCCGGTCGGTCTCCCGGCACGGTCGGGAACCTGCTGGGGTGGGCGCGGGAGAAACTGGGGGTCGAGGTATGA
- the rpsJ gene encoding 30S ribosomal protein S10 encodes MQQARVRLAGTSPEDLDDICDDVRDIASKTGVTLSGPVPLPTKTLEVPARKSPDGEGTATWEHWEMRVHKRLIDIDADERALRQLMRIQVPNDVSIEIVLED; translated from the coding sequence ATGCAGCAGGCTCGCGTCAGGCTGGCCGGCACGAGTCCAGAGGACTTGGACGACATCTGTGACGACGTTCGCGACATCGCGAGCAAGACGGGCGTCACGCTGAGTGGCCCCGTGCCGCTCCCGACGAAGACGCTGGAAGTTCCCGCCCGCAAGTCCCCCGACGGCGAGGGGACGGCGACGTGGGAACACTGGGAGATGCGCGTCCACAAACGCCTCATCGACATCGACGCCGACGAACGGGCGTTGCGACAGCTGATGCGCATCCAAGTTCCGAACGACGTGTCCATCGAGATTGTCCTCGAGGACTGA
- a CDS encoding DUF7405 family protein, with protein MPCPHASPEVLSALSRRDFLKSALAIGGGGALSACVDRRGTPDVPRGPSNPSRLPDRQFAWNQFLPRDAHGNVDLPEHQLLLFFDYAGDGVPTDAEREQVEATLRDLERAYQPGNGGANPYSSAGREAPGLLFTVGYAPSYFDRYEGDLPVPLPRPADTLDRIDEPTDRAASHEVGMVLVSDHVQVLLAAEEALRGNLDSVNGVGTSASFEGILERVERRTGFIGPGLPDERLDTDDVPESSPLSMGFKSNYRDGQATEDRVTIQSGPFAGGTTQHVSRLELDLDRWYDNPDDQRREQMFSPHHSAEEVGEVGRQLAGDSGVTRETVDRTEADAEEYGVVGHSQKVAAARDDNFEPTMLRRSEGVSTDAETPGFNFTALQRRIERFVEVRQAMNESYGVADDDDGIRGYIEATSRTNLLIPPRELRALPPADPSA; from the coding sequence ATGCCATGTCCGCACGCCTCGCCGGAGGTGCTGTCGGCACTCTCGCGGCGTGACTTCCTGAAGTCGGCACTGGCAATCGGGGGTGGGGGTGCGTTGAGTGCCTGCGTCGACCGGCGTGGGACGCCGGACGTGCCACGGGGGCCGTCGAACCCGTCCCGACTCCCCGACCGCCAGTTCGCGTGGAACCAGTTCCTCCCGCGGGACGCCCACGGGAACGTCGACCTGCCGGAACACCAGTTGCTGCTGTTCTTCGACTACGCGGGCGACGGTGTGCCCACGGACGCAGAGCGTGAACAGGTCGAGGCGACGCTCCGGGACCTCGAACGCGCGTACCAACCGGGCAACGGCGGTGCCAACCCGTACAGTTCGGCGGGGCGCGAGGCCCCGGGCCTGCTCTTCACCGTCGGCTACGCGCCGTCGTACTTCGACCGGTACGAAGGGGACCTGCCGGTCCCGTTGCCACGTCCCGCGGACACTCTCGACCGCATCGACGAACCGACCGACAGGGCGGCGTCTCACGAGGTGGGGATGGTGCTCGTCAGCGATCACGTACAAGTCCTCCTCGCCGCCGAAGAGGCACTCCGCGGCAACCTCGACTCGGTCAACGGTGTCGGCACGTCTGCCTCCTTCGAGGGGATACTCGAACGAGTCGAACGCCGCACCGGGTTTATCGGGCCGGGGCTCCCGGACGAGCGACTCGACACCGACGACGTGCCAGAGTCGTCGCCGCTCTCGATGGGGTTCAAGTCGAACTACCGCGACGGACAGGCGACCGAAGACCGCGTCACCATCCAATCGGGGCCGTTCGCCGGTGGTACCACACAGCACGTCTCGCGGTTGGAGTTGGACCTCGACCGGTGGTACGACAACCCCGACGACCAGCGCCGCGAGCAGATGTTCAGTCCCCACCACTCCGCCGAGGAGGTGGGGGAGGTGGGGCGACAACTGGCGGGGGACAGCGGTGTCACGCGCGAGACGGTCGACCGGACCGAGGCTGACGCCGAGGAGTACGGCGTGGTCGGCCACTCACAGAAGGTCGCCGCCGCCCGCGACGACAACTTCGAACCGACGATGCTCCGCCGGTCCGAGGGCGTCTCGACGGACGCCGAGACTCCTGGGTTCAACTTCACCGCACTGCAGCGACGCATCGAGCGGTTCGTCGAGGTTCGGCAGGCGATGAACGAGTCCTACGGCGTCGCCGATGACGACGACGGCATCCGGGGGTACATCGAAGCGACCAGCAGAACGAACCTCCTGATTCCGCCCCGTGAGTTGCGGGCGTTACCGCCAGCCGACCCGTCGGCCTGA
- the tuf gene encoding translation elongation factor EF-1 subunit alpha produces MSDERHQNLAIIGHVDHGKSTLVGRLLYETGSVPEHVIEQHKEEAEEKGKGGFEFAYVMDNLAEERERGVTIDIAHQEFSTDEYEFTIVDCPGHRDFVKNMITGASQADNAVLVVAADDGVQPQTREHVFLARTLGIDELIIGVNKMDLVDYEEGRYRETVDEVTELLKQVQFNPDDAKFIPISAFEGDNVADDSDETPWYDGPNLLKALNDLPAPEPPTDADLRLPIQDVYTISGIGTVPVGRVETGTLNTGDNVSFQPSDVSGEVKTIEMHHEEVPSAEPGDNVGFNVRGIGKDDIRRGDVCGPASDPPSVAETFQAQIVVMQHPSVITAGYTPVFHAHTAQVACTVESIDKKIDPSTGETAEENPDFIQSGDAAVVTVRPQKPLSIEPSAEIEELGSFAIRDMGQTIAAGKVLSVEEP; encoded by the coding sequence ATGAGCGACGAACGCCACCAGAATTTGGCCATCATCGGCCACGTCGACCACGGGAAGAGCACACTGGTCGGGCGACTCCTCTACGAGACGGGGAGTGTACCCGAGCACGTCATCGAACAGCACAAGGAAGAAGCTGAAGAGAAGGGCAAGGGCGGCTTCGAGTTCGCCTACGTGATGGACAACCTCGCCGAGGAGCGAGAGCGTGGTGTCACCATCGACATCGCCCACCAAGAGTTCAGCACGGACGAGTACGAGTTCACCATCGTCGACTGTCCGGGCCACCGCGACTTCGTGAAGAACATGATCACGGGCGCGAGTCAGGCCGACAACGCCGTCCTCGTCGTGGCGGCCGACGACGGTGTCCAGCCACAGACCCGAGAGCACGTGTTCTTGGCTCGGACGCTGGGTATCGACGAACTCATCATCGGCGTCAACAAGATGGACCTCGTCGACTACGAGGAAGGCCGCTACCGCGAGACGGTCGACGAAGTCACGGAACTGCTCAAGCAGGTGCAGTTCAACCCCGACGACGCGAAGTTCATCCCGATTTCGGCGTTCGAGGGCGACAACGTCGCCGACGACTCCGACGAGACGCCGTGGTACGATGGACCGAACCTGCTCAAGGCACTCAACGACCTGCCCGCGCCGGAACCGCCGACAGACGCCGACCTGCGGCTTCCGATTCAGGACGTCTACACCATCTCCGGTATCGGGACCGTCCCGGTCGGACGTGTCGAGACGGGGACGCTCAACACGGGCGACAACGTCTCGTTCCAGCCCTCGGACGTGAGCGGCGAAGTCAAGACCATCGAGATGCACCACGAGGAAGTCCCGAGTGCCGAACCCGGTGACAACGTCGGGTTCAACGTTCGGGGCATCGGCAAGGACGACATCCGCCGCGGTGACGTCTGTGGTCCGGCCTCGGACCCGCCGAGCGTCGCCGAGACGTTCCAGGCGCAGATCGTCGTGATGCAGCACCCGTCGGTCATCACCGCGGGCTACACGCCGGTCTTCCACGCTCACACGGCACAGGTCGCCTGTACCGTCGAGTCCATCGACAAGAAGATCGACCCCTCGACCGGTGAGACCGCCGAAGAGAACCCCGACTTCATCCAGTCGGGTGACGCTGCAGTCGTCACCGTCCGACCGCAGAAACCACTCAGCATCGAACCCTCGGCCGAAATCGAGGAACTCGGCTCCTTCGCCATCCGTGACATGGGTCAGACCATCGCGGCTGGCAAGGTCCTCAGCGTCGAGGAACCCTGA